One uncultured Acidilobus sp. JCHS genomic window carries:
- a CDS encoding Acylphosphatase, whose product MAACKRIRVTGWVQGVGFRAFVRRKALMLGLTGYAKNMPDGSVEVVAQGEETAIERLIEELRTSHFDIDSIEVVEELKDCSYRGFATL is encoded by the coding sequence ATGGCGGCCTGTAAGAGGATCAGGGTGACGGGCTGGGTGCAGGGGGTCGGCTTCAGGGCCTTCGTGAGGAGGAAGGCGCTGATGCTGGGCCTCACGGGCTACGCCAAGAACATGCCCGACGGCTCTGTTGAGGTCGTGGCCCAGGGGGAGGAGACAGCCATAGAGAGGCTCATTGAGGAGCTTAGGACGAGCCACTTCGACATAGACTCCATAGAGGTGGTGGAGGAGCTGAAGGACTGCTCCTACAGGGGATTCGCGACACTATGA
- a CDS encoding Glycosyltransferase, probably involved in cell wall biogenesis, which yields MAKLTPLLMVLDIIISLGVSLVYAVGLRSALRSFRSLRPPPTSPPARPVTVVVPARNESKVIGRLMSSLSRIGPSRVVLVDDRSDDGTAEAAKSSADCVNLEVIRVNKVPPGWAPKPNAIMTGALRASYGSTLLFLDADVSGDLGLLVSAASRVRAGELAAFEPLFVCETSLCKAVQPLFTALLHGFYGFNRALDENDRHSLIYGCCWALDPYTFWELGGMSRVRSSLLEDRELAVVAKGAGVRLVPYDVRAQVRVTSWRGLSDFLELAKRISYGTARSMSPTRFAVVTVGLALLLAWPLAWVPLIALRQLAAAVGPLISYVLQASLAYVGQRAEGLKGPWFLLSPLPALLLLIGFVLSRHSPLSWKGQVIDPAKLRGT from the coding sequence GTGGCTAAGCTGACGCCGCTGCTCATGGTGCTTGACATAATCATATCGCTCGGCGTCTCACTGGTATACGCCGTCGGCCTGAGGTCTGCCCTGAGGAGCTTCAGGTCCCTGAGGCCCCCGCCCACCTCTCCCCCGGCCAGGCCCGTGACTGTCGTGGTGCCGGCCAGGAACGAGTCCAAGGTCATAGGGAGGCTCATGAGCTCGCTTTCAAGGATCGGCCCCTCCAGGGTTGTTCTGGTTGACGACAGGAGCGACGACGGCACTGCGGAGGCGGCTAAGTCGTCAGCTGACTGCGTCAACCTCGAGGTGATCAGGGTCAATAAGGTCCCTCCGGGCTGGGCGCCTAAGCCAAACGCCATAATGACAGGGGCCCTGAGGGCCTCGTATGGATCCACGTTGCTGTTCCTTGACGCTGACGTCTCTGGTGACCTGGGTCTCCTGGTCTCAGCGGCCTCAAGGGTCAGGGCTGGCGAGCTGGCGGCCTTTGAGCCTCTATTTGTCTGCGAGACCTCGCTGTGTAAGGCTGTCCAGCCCCTCTTCACAGCGCTCCTCCACGGCTTCTACGGCTTCAACAGGGCCCTTGACGAGAACGACAGGCACTCCCTCATCTACGGCTGCTGCTGGGCCCTGGACCCCTACACCTTCTGGGAGCTGGGAGGCATGTCAAGGGTCAGGTCGTCGCTCCTCGAGGATAGGGAGCTAGCGGTCGTCGCCAAGGGGGCCGGCGTCAGGCTGGTGCCCTATGACGTCAGGGCTCAGGTGAGGGTTACCTCATGGAGGGGCCTTAGCGACTTCCTGGAGCTCGCTAAGAGGATCTCATATGGCACCGCCAGGTCCATGAGCCCCACACGGTTTGCAGTGGTCACGGTGGGCTTGGCCCTGCTGCTGGCCTGGCCCCTCGCCTGGGTCCCCTTAATCGCGTTGCGTCAGCTCGCGGCCGCCGTTGGCCCGCTTATCTCCTACGTCCTCCAGGCATCGCTCGCCTACGTGGGCCAGAGGGCCGAGGGCCTGAAGGGGCCCTGGTTCCTCCTGTCCCCGCTTCCCGCCCTGCTTCTGCTCATCGGCTTTGTCCTATCCCGCCACTCGCCCCTGAGCTGGAAGGGCCAGGTGATAGACCCGGCTAAGCTCAGAGGCACTTGA
- a CDS encoding trehalose-phosphatase/alpha,alpha-trehalose-phosphate synthase [UDP-forming] gives MAGLAEVLGARRLLVVSNRLPYTVRVSNGQVDLAPSTGGLATGMRPLLERGLATWVGWPGLSLEDVKDAEGLSRALRVRGIVTVWLRKEEVENYYEGFCNGTLWPLFHYFLERAIYNPTYWDWYVRVNERFAEAVEPVYRPGDLIWVHDYHLMLVPEVLRRRLGPDAPIGFFLHIPFPSYEVFRALPWREELLRGVLGSDLVGFHTFDYVNHFLESVRRILGLEHSLGTLEFEGRLVKVDAFPMGIDVESIRSRAQSEAVVKVVEELRRRLGDVQVVFSIDRLDYTKGLPERLMAFRRLLEKYPEYRGRVSYVMVVSPSRERVEEYARLRRELNELVGDINGRYGTLGWTPVIYIRRFISDDELLAMYRLADVALITPLRDGMNLVAKEYVAANVDRKGVLIVSEGAGASSELVEAVVVNPHDYDGVADAIKEALDMQPAERAARMTALQGRVSSYDVNAWAYDFVGSLVNVKEEQARAEEELASRKLAGTALTMVASSFSVSRTRVLFLDYDGTLVPIVRSPWEVEPTEEVKLVLRMLVSRPGTDVVIITTRPRKYMEKLVSEVPEVQVAAENGAWIYSGGSWTLNVSKQDVSWKANVRKIMESFTRRTPGSLIEEKDFSMVWHYRNAPTSIGEARAAELMDLLARFVAVHRDLSVVRGLKSIEVRLAELSKPRAASFWLSRRGYEFILAAGDSQDDEDLFASLPPSSVTIRVGRGPTRARYYVSDPSELLAALRAIAGG, from the coding sequence GTGGCTGGGCTCGCTGAGGTCCTTGGGGCGAGGAGGCTCCTGGTGGTCTCCAACAGGCTCCCCTACACGGTGAGGGTGTCCAACGGCCAGGTCGACCTAGCCCCCAGCACAGGAGGCCTAGCCACCGGTATGAGGCCCCTCCTCGAGAGGGGGCTGGCCACGTGGGTCGGGTGGCCAGGGCTTAGCCTTGAGGACGTCAAGGACGCGGAGGGGCTCTCTAGGGCCCTGAGGGTCAGGGGTATAGTCACCGTGTGGCTGAGGAAGGAGGAGGTCGAGAACTATTACGAGGGCTTCTGCAACGGCACCCTCTGGCCCCTCTTTCACTACTTCCTTGAGAGGGCCATCTACAACCCTACCTACTGGGACTGGTACGTGAGGGTCAACGAGAGGTTCGCAGAGGCAGTAGAGCCGGTCTACAGGCCCGGCGACCTGATTTGGGTTCACGACTATCACCTCATGTTGGTCCCCGAGGTGCTGAGGAGGAGGCTGGGCCCTGACGCGCCCATAGGCTTCTTCCTTCACATACCCTTCCCGTCCTATGAGGTCTTCAGGGCCCTCCCGTGGAGGGAGGAGCTCCTGAGAGGGGTCCTGGGCTCCGACCTCGTGGGCTTCCACACGTTTGACTACGTCAACCACTTCCTCGAGAGCGTGAGGAGGATCCTGGGGCTCGAGCACAGCCTCGGGACGCTCGAGTTCGAGGGCAGGCTAGTAAAGGTTGACGCGTTCCCCATGGGCATAGACGTCGAGTCAATTAGGTCAAGGGCCCAGTCAGAGGCCGTCGTGAAGGTCGTCGAGGAGCTCAGGAGGAGGCTGGGCGACGTACAGGTGGTGTTCTCGATTGACAGGCTTGACTACACGAAGGGGCTGCCTGAGAGGCTGATGGCCTTCAGGAGACTCCTTGAAAAGTACCCCGAGTACAGGGGCAGGGTCTCCTACGTTATGGTCGTATCGCCCTCCCGCGAGAGAGTCGAGGAGTACGCCAGGCTCAGGAGGGAGCTTAACGAGCTCGTCGGCGACATAAATGGGCGCTATGGAACCCTCGGGTGGACCCCCGTCATTTACATAAGGAGGTTCATAAGCGACGACGAGCTCCTCGCCATGTACAGGCTAGCTGACGTCGCGCTCATAACGCCGCTCCGCGACGGCATGAACCTGGTCGCGAAGGAGTACGTCGCGGCCAACGTTGACAGGAAGGGCGTCCTCATAGTCAGCGAGGGAGCCGGTGCCTCAAGCGAACTAGTTGAGGCCGTTGTCGTGAACCCTCACGACTATGACGGCGTAGCCGACGCGATAAAGGAGGCCCTTGACATGCAGCCAGCTGAGAGGGCTGCCAGAATGACGGCGCTGCAGGGAAGGGTTTCATCGTATGATGTGAACGCCTGGGCCTACGATTTCGTGGGCTCCCTGGTCAACGTCAAGGAGGAGCAGGCAAGGGCTGAGGAGGAGCTGGCGAGCAGGAAGCTCGCGGGGACCGCGCTCACGATGGTGGCCAGCTCGTTCTCTGTCTCGCGGACCAGGGTGCTCTTCCTGGACTACGACGGCACCCTCGTCCCAATAGTGAGGAGCCCCTGGGAGGTCGAGCCCACGGAGGAGGTTAAGCTCGTGCTGAGGATGTTGGTCTCAAGGCCTGGAACCGACGTAGTGATAATAACGACGAGGCCCAGGAAGTACATGGAGAAGCTTGTGAGCGAGGTCCCTGAGGTCCAGGTGGCGGCTGAGAACGGGGCCTGGATCTACAGCGGGGGCTCGTGGACCCTCAACGTGTCAAAGCAGGATGTGTCCTGGAAGGCCAACGTGCGCAAGATAATGGAGTCCTTCACCAGGAGGACCCCTGGCTCGCTGATCGAGGAGAAGGACTTCTCCATGGTGTGGCACTACAGGAACGCGCCCACATCAATAGGTGAGGCCAGGGCCGCCGAGCTCATGGATCTGCTGGCGCGGTTCGTGGCCGTCCACAGGGACCTCTCGGTGGTGAGGGGCCTGAAGAGCATTGAGGTCAGGCTAGCCGAGCTATCCAAGCCGAGGGCCGCCTCTTTCTGGCTCTCGCGGAGGGGCTACGAGTTCATACTGGCAGCAGGAGACTCGCAGGACGATGAGGACCTCTTCGCCTCTCTTCCGCCCAGCTCAGTGACCATAAGGGTCGGCAGGGGGCCCACGAGGGCCCGCTACTACGTAAGTGACCCATCTGAGCTCCTAGCCGCCCTGAGGGCGATAGCCGGTGGCTAA
- a CDS encoding Asparaginase has protein sequence MAREPLRLTPPAIVVHGGAGSWEGRDLEIALREVMRAAEAGLEAARTGSSVDMVVEAVAYMEDSGLFNAGIGSTLDFEGHVTMDAAVMRGRDMRAGGVAGVTYPRNPIRLARVVMERTPHVLLVGHWADALASRLGLAKHPGPSQRALERWRKLKESGGGGDRLYAEWLRMARGLGYDTVGAVAVDAEGVTAAAVSTGGVTLKLPGRVGDSPIVGAGLYADARTAFSATGVGEYIISVGLSLRAAITYEVRGDIVAAVEGPLSLLTRLFGPGTAGLIGISARGEAWASFNTKAMPWAALDSAGKKGPDAGPQGSLKRPVGV, from the coding sequence TTGGCGAGGGAGCCGTTGAGGCTCACGCCGCCGGCCATAGTTGTCCACGGCGGCGCCGGGTCATGGGAGGGCAGGGACCTTGAGATAGCCCTGAGGGAGGTCATGAGGGCCGCCGAGGCAGGCCTTGAGGCAGCGCGCACTGGCTCCTCCGTAGACATGGTGGTCGAGGCCGTGGCCTACATGGAGGACTCAGGCCTCTTCAACGCTGGCATCGGCTCAACCCTTGACTTCGAGGGCCACGTAACCATGGACGCGGCCGTCATGAGGGGGAGGGACATGAGGGCTGGCGGCGTAGCTGGCGTCACCTACCCCAGGAACCCGATAAGGCTGGCCAGGGTCGTCATGGAGAGGACGCCCCACGTCCTCCTGGTGGGCCATTGGGCGGACGCCCTGGCCTCAAGGCTTGGGCTCGCGAAGCACCCTGGGCCCTCCCAGAGGGCCCTCGAGAGGTGGAGGAAGCTCAAGGAGAGCGGGGGCGGAGGGGACAGGCTTTACGCCGAGTGGCTCAGGATGGCAAGGGGGCTCGGCTACGACACTGTTGGCGCTGTGGCCGTTGACGCTGAGGGCGTGACGGCCGCGGCCGTGAGCACGGGCGGCGTGACCCTCAAGCTCCCAGGCAGGGTCGGGGACTCGCCAATAGTCGGCGCAGGCCTCTACGCTGACGCCAGGACGGCCTTCTCGGCCACGGGCGTCGGCGAGTACATAATCTCAGTAGGGCTCTCGCTTAGGGCCGCCATTACCTACGAGGTCAGGGGAGACATAGTTGCAGCTGTCGAGGGGCCCCTCTCCCTCCTCACAAGGCTCTTCGGCCCAGGCACGGCGGGCCTCATAGGCATAAGCGCCAGGGGCGAGGCCTGGGCCTCCTTCAACACCAAGGCTATGCCGTGGGCAGCCCTTGACTCTGCTGGCAAAAAAGGCCCTGATGCAGGACCTCAAGGAAGCTTAAAAAGGCCTGTGGGCGTTTAG
- a CDS encoding Small-conductance mechanosensitive channel — MSALEATKKAGGALTKMIVYIVAYVVVAAAVQFFMTMFHIMAYFKYVNAILVLAFGWYIVNSFADFIYWTMRGKYDHPTAVAFKNMMRIIGIVAIIAAVVGAAVGGIGGLTIGGFLGIVVGFSIQQVAGQAVAGVFLLAARPFKVGDHVNILGEDGIVEDITSLFTKVRKQDGTVVLIPSSSVIGNKIYLLLQKLTGQQSGQ; from the coding sequence GTGAGCGCCCTTGAGGCGACCAAGAAGGCGGGAGGGGCCCTAACTAAGATGATCGTCTACATAGTCGCCTACGTCGTCGTTGCCGCAGCCGTGCAGTTCTTCATGACGATGTTTCACATCATGGCTTACTTCAAGTACGTCAACGCCATACTGGTCCTGGCCTTCGGCTGGTACATAGTTAACTCCTTCGCCGACTTCATATACTGGACCATGAGGGGCAAGTACGATCATCCGACGGCTGTTGCCTTCAAGAACATGATGAGGATCATAGGCATAGTGGCCATCATAGCGGCAGTGGTCGGAGCGGCGGTCGGAGGCATCGGCGGCCTGACGATAGGCGGCTTCCTGGGCATAGTGGTAGGCTTCTCCATACAGCAGGTCGCGGGGCAGGCCGTCGCCGGCGTATTCCTGCTAGCTGCGAGGCCCTTCAAGGTCGGTGACCACGTCAACATACTAGGCGAGGACGGCATAGTTGAGGACATAACTTCCCTGTTCACCAAGGTGAGGAAGCAGGACGGCACGGTGGTGCTGATACCGAGCTCGTCGGTGATAGGCAACAAGATCTACCTCCTGCTCCAGAAGCTCACGGGCCAGCAGTCTGGCCAGTGA
- a CDS encoding Selenophosphate synthase, producing the protein MVRPEVSARLAEIRRRSAFYRSLGADPMSLAAGCAVKVDLVRVVYPAMEELRRELSPLGLEIAEREDADVAPGDPSDIELERLILSLGREADLRAKGLGRARAAVLIQVYQMNAGEPKKFASMISPAYRSLLRVARPLRVAKGHSIITPFREDEFLLADLLPEGKGDYLVAINNDTMHVIDPTGDLLDPRQVSGALLNSMNDLFVIGVHRGLAVAPVINARDESVKEGLLKNAASLASSVEARLLDVEMPKEGRLLMGGTVVGYTDRSPPQFKDKVEVSMKLIATRPFGELAPITTYLVSALDESVVDELEAEGLSFEALERAKEEAVRLISTPNKAAAEVIERHLPELGEPFDPTEHIPLTTDVTGQGAYSVRELADLAKVEITLYDFPLLFPEVSEFAARHFIMPNATSGTNGGFLILAPDGVADDIIKELRSRGYSPSVIGEVTGKGRPAVKATPRLANYIFDESLLSALGLRDGGL; encoded by the coding sequence ATGGTAAGGCCTGAAGTAAGCGCGAGGCTTGCCGAGATCAGGAGGAGGTCAGCCTTCTACAGGTCCCTGGGCGCGGACCCCATGTCATTGGCTGCGGGCTGCGCCGTTAAGGTTGACCTGGTGAGGGTAGTCTACCCAGCCATGGAGGAGCTCAGGAGGGAGCTGAGCCCCCTGGGCCTTGAGATAGCAGAGAGGGAGGACGCCGACGTGGCGCCGGGGGACCCCTCGGACATAGAGCTCGAGAGGCTCATCCTCTCCCTGGGCAGGGAGGCCGACCTGAGGGCCAAAGGGCTGGGCAGGGCCAGGGCGGCGGTCCTGATACAGGTGTACCAGATGAACGCGGGTGAGCCCAAGAAGTTCGCCTCAATGATATCACCTGCCTATAGGTCCCTGCTGCGCGTGGCCAGGCCCCTGCGCGTGGCCAAGGGGCACTCCATAATAACCCCCTTCAGGGAGGACGAGTTCCTGCTGGCCGACCTGCTGCCGGAGGGGAAGGGCGACTACCTGGTGGCGATTAACAACGACACAATGCACGTCATAGACCCCACAGGGGACCTGCTGGACCCGAGGCAGGTAAGCGGAGCCCTGCTGAACTCCATGAACGACCTCTTCGTGATAGGCGTCCACAGGGGGCTCGCCGTGGCCCCCGTCATAAACGCCAGGGATGAGTCAGTGAAGGAGGGCCTGCTGAAGAACGCGGCCTCCTTAGCCTCCTCGGTGGAGGCCAGGCTCCTCGACGTTGAGATGCCGAAGGAGGGGCGCCTCCTCATGGGAGGGACGGTCGTAGGCTACACTGACAGGTCTCCCCCTCAGTTCAAGGACAAAGTCGAGGTCAGCATGAAGCTCATAGCGACTAGGCCCTTCGGCGAGCTCGCCCCGATAACCACCTACCTCGTCTCGGCCCTGGACGAGAGCGTGGTTGACGAGCTTGAGGCAGAGGGCCTGTCCTTCGAGGCCCTTGAGAGGGCCAAGGAGGAGGCCGTGAGGCTTATATCGACCCCGAACAAGGCGGCAGCTGAGGTCATAGAGAGGCACCTCCCCGAGCTCGGGGAGCCCTTTGACCCAACCGAGCACATACCTCTGACGACTGACGTCACTGGCCAGGGCGCCTACTCGGTGAGGGAGCTGGCGGACCTGGCAAAGGTTGAGATAACCCTCTACGACTTCCCCCTGCTCTTCCCTGAGGTATCTGAGTTCGCGGCCAGGCACTTCATAATGCCCAACGCGACCTCTGGGACCAACGGGGGCTTCCTGATACTGGCGCCTGATGGCGTGGCTGACGATATAATCAAGGAGCTGAGGTCGAGGGGCTACAGCCCCTCAGTGATCGGCGAGGTAACCGGCAAGGGGAGGCCAGCAGTTAAGGCGACCCCAAGGCTCGCCAACTACATATTTGACGAGTCGCTCCTCAGCGCCCTAGGGCTCAGGGATGGCGGCCTGTAA
- a CDS encoding Asp-tRNAAsn/Glu-tRNAGln amidotransferase A subunit, with translation MEEGWRLSVREALERVRRQGAINAVVTVNEGAEGEAARLEASGVTPRPIGVKDIIFTAGLRTTMGSRLFSDYVPTEDATVVARLRRAGYVVIGKTNTHEFASGVTTTSSVFGPTRNPHDPDRIAGGSSGGSGAAVAAGVLDAALGTDTSGSVRIPPSLCGVYGMRPSPGLVPRGGVFPLAPTFDEVGVIARDLKVLRDVMTVIARYVRRPAPVSKRPRIGVPRRLMRASREVEEAFWDVISGFDYVEVRLPTAERLGAWAFSVIRLSEASRVHLRYRDRWGEYFPDVRRLLERGLQYSAVDYVEAREVLRRVRAEVRRALREVDVIAMPTTPVEAPRLDEVLGREDEVRSTLTANTWLSPMAGLPAITLPLMKVRGLPVGLDLMGRGDWELIEVAEKVVENAL, from the coding sequence TTGGAGGAGGGGTGGAGGCTCTCAGTCCGGGAAGCCCTTGAGAGGGTCAGGAGGCAAGGCGCGATAAACGCCGTGGTCACAGTCAACGAGGGGGCCGAGGGCGAGGCCGCCAGGCTTGAGGCGAGCGGGGTCACGCCGAGGCCAATAGGGGTCAAGGACATAATATTTACGGCTGGCCTGAGGACTACTATGGGCTCAAGGCTGTTCTCTGACTACGTGCCCACAGAGGACGCTACCGTGGTGGCCAGGCTGAGGAGGGCCGGCTACGTGGTGATAGGCAAGACTAACACGCACGAATTCGCCTCGGGGGTCACGACCACCTCCTCGGTCTTCGGCCCGACCAGGAACCCGCACGACCCTGACAGGATAGCCGGGGGCAGTAGCGGGGGCAGCGGTGCCGCCGTAGCAGCAGGCGTCCTCGACGCGGCCCTCGGGACCGACACCTCGGGCTCTGTGAGGATACCGCCGTCCCTCTGCGGCGTCTACGGCATGAGGCCTAGCCCTGGGCTCGTGCCGAGGGGAGGCGTGTTCCCCCTGGCCCCCACCTTTGACGAGGTAGGGGTCATAGCGAGGGACCTGAAGGTCCTGAGGGACGTAATGACTGTCATAGCCAGGTACGTCAGGCGCCCAGCCCCCGTCAGCAAGAGGCCCAGGATCGGTGTCCCCAGGAGGCTCATGAGGGCTAGCAGGGAGGTGGAGGAGGCCTTCTGGGACGTCATAAGCGGCTTCGACTACGTTGAGGTCAGGCTGCCCACAGCTGAGAGGCTGGGCGCCTGGGCCTTCTCAGTCATAAGGCTCTCAGAGGCCTCAAGGGTCCACCTCAGGTACAGGGACAGGTGGGGCGAGTACTTCCCTGACGTCAGGAGGCTGCTCGAGAGGGGTCTCCAGTACTCTGCCGTTGACTACGTTGAGGCCAGGGAGGTCCTCAGGAGGGTGAGGGCCGAGGTCAGGAGGGCCCTGAGGGAAGTTGACGTCATAGCGATGCCCACGACGCCCGTGGAGGCCCCCAGGCTAGATGAGGTCCTGGGCAGGGAGGACGAGGTAAGGTCAACGTTAACGGCCAACACCTGGCTCTCGCCGATGGCCGGGCTCCCAGCCATAACGCTGCCCCTGATGAAGGTCAGGGGGTTGCCAGTTGGGCTTGACCTGATGGGGAGGGGTGACTGGGAGCTAATAGAGGTCGCCGAGAAGGTGGTCGAGAACGCATTATAA
- a CDS encoding Cysteine synthase: MRLVRPEDLRARRLEPEAYIPAMKELLRRGTLELSVAVRGQEVVEGLEDYWSLRSLGCQLLPVTEGLRARVNMSLESLGLYDEVTGSEARVYGSVLELVRRDRPTPLVMIKRAGRVRLWAKLEWYNPLSLSIKDRTALSLVEGKLDDIMLRGKVYEVSSSNTGVAVSALSRIFGFSARLYIPETAEQFGPDMIRAMGQEVVVKGSSTAELRPLVREEAERDGAVFLNQFESYYNPLAHIRWTAKEIDLQSRFAGLRLKAVFATMGTAGHAAGLATYFRARRSEVKVVGVQPAEGSSIPGIRRHDKWPWPLLDAPAEVVDVSDEEAARVALAIARETGLLPGLSGGASIAAALRVAEGEAEEADYIVVVPDHGVKYLRLYSRYLGA, translated from the coding sequence TTGAGGCTCGTAAGGCCTGAGGACCTGAGGGCCAGGAGGCTAGAGCCGGAGGCCTACATACCTGCGATGAAGGAGCTGCTGAGGAGGGGGACGCTGGAGCTCAGCGTGGCCGTCAGGGGACAGGAGGTAGTTGAGGGGCTTGAGGACTACTGGTCCCTGAGGTCCCTGGGCTGCCAGCTACTACCGGTCACGGAGGGCCTGAGGGCCAGGGTCAACATGAGCCTTGAGTCGCTGGGCCTCTATGACGAGGTGACGGGCAGCGAGGCGAGGGTCTACGGGAGCGTCCTGGAGCTCGTGAGGAGGGACAGGCCAACACCCCTGGTCATGATAAAGAGGGCCGGGAGGGTCAGGCTGTGGGCCAAGCTGGAGTGGTACAACCCCCTCAGCCTCAGCATAAAGGACAGGACAGCCCTGTCGCTCGTTGAAGGGAAGCTCGACGATATAATGTTAAGGGGGAAGGTGTACGAGGTCTCCTCGTCTAACACGGGGGTCGCGGTCTCAGCCCTCTCAAGGATCTTCGGCTTCTCGGCGAGGCTCTACATACCTGAGACCGCAGAGCAGTTCGGGCCAGACATGATAAGGGCCATGGGCCAGGAGGTTGTCGTGAAAGGCTCGTCAACGGCAGAGCTGAGACCCCTCGTGAGAGAGGAGGCCGAGAGGGACGGCGCCGTCTTCCTGAACCAGTTCGAGAGCTACTATAACCCGCTTGCCCACATAAGGTGGACTGCCAAGGAGATCGACCTCCAGTCCAGGTTCGCCGGCCTCAGGCTGAAGGCCGTCTTCGCCACCATGGGCACGGCTGGCCACGCCGCAGGGCTGGCCACCTATTTCAGGGCCCGAAGGTCGGAGGTCAAGGTCGTCGGGGTCCAGCCCGCTGAGGGCTCGTCGATACCTGGCATAAGGAGGCATGACAAGTGGCCCTGGCCCCTCCTGGACGCCCCTGCGGAGGTAGTTGACGTAAGCGATGAGGAGGCCGCCAGGGTAGCCCTTGCGATAGCACGTGAGACGGGCCTCCTCCCTGGCCTCAGCGGGGGAGCCTCAATAGCGGCCGCCCTGAGGGTCGCGGAGGGCGAGGCCGAGGAGGCTGACTACATTGTTGTGGTCCCTGATCACGGCGTTAAGTACCTGCGGCTCTACTCAAGATACCTAGGGGCATAG
- a CDS encoding Calcineurin-like phosphoesterase: MWASMLRVVQDGIRSLRSLPLFVNLDRASSIAVLGDVHGYDDVVDRFEQLAYEYSVDAALMLGDFVDRGPNSSQTIARVLELASSRPGPFIPIRGDHEDPRMNEAYGFYEEVLYMQATDFYSMVVQAYSEMPIAATWRGVFLVHGGVPCADCSSPERPLNLREAETRLTGVKGTRRYLELSDPVLFQMAWNDPIGSATYFEPNPRGDGIYFYGRLAWSSFLRENGLRLIVRAHQVVDGIEVLRRDGRGLGRVRCDERLPMSELEGGVVTLFSSRYHGGRSGALIIDEEGATFKCL; the protein is encoded by the coding sequence TTGTGGGCCTCAATGCTGAGGGTCGTCCAGGACGGCATAAGGAGCCTTAGGTCGCTGCCCCTCTTCGTCAACCTTGACAGGGCCTCCTCAATAGCCGTCCTCGGTGATGTGCACGGCTATGACGATGTTGTTGACAGGTTCGAGCAGCTGGCCTACGAGTACTCTGTAGACGCGGCCCTCATGCTTGGGGACTTCGTTGACAGGGGGCCTAACAGCTCCCAGACCATAGCCAGGGTCCTCGAGCTGGCCTCCTCGAGGCCAGGGCCCTTCATACCGATAAGAGGAGACCACGAGGACCCCAGGATGAACGAGGCCTACGGCTTCTACGAGGAGGTCCTCTACATGCAGGCCACGGACTTCTACTCAATGGTAGTCCAGGCCTACTCTGAGATGCCCATAGCCGCCACGTGGAGGGGGGTCTTCCTTGTCCACGGGGGAGTGCCGTGCGCTGACTGCAGCTCGCCGGAGAGGCCGCTGAACCTGAGGGAGGCGGAGACGAGGCTCACAGGAGTCAAGGGGACCAGGAGGTACCTCGAGCTCTCGGACCCTGTGCTGTTCCAGATGGCCTGGAACGACCCCATAGGGTCGGCCACATACTTCGAGCCCAACCCGAGGGGGGACGGCATATACTTCTACGGGAGGCTGGCCTGGTCCTCCTTCCTCAGGGAGAACGGGCTGAGGCTCATAGTAAGGGCCCACCAGGTGGTGGACGGCATTGAGGTCCTGAGGAGGGACGGCAGGGGCCTGGGCAGGGTCAGGTGTGACGAGAGGCTCCCCATGAGCGAGCTGGAGGGGGGCGTGGTGACGCTCTTCTCAAGCAGGTACCACGGCGGCAGGTCAGGGGCGCTAATAATTGACGAGGAGGGGGCCACCTTCAAGTGCCTCTGA